The Puniceicoccus vermicola genome has a window encoding:
- a CDS encoding ABC transporter ATP-binding protein, translating into MKNSVDPAAIRFEGVSHRYGKSPSVTDISFSIQPGEIVCLLGPSGCGKTTILRLASGLEAPETGKIFIAGNQVANGPKVSPPEKRPISMVFQDYALFPHLTVIQNVVFGLKRVSPQERYRRATQVLEHVGLGTSHDRFPHTLSGGQQQRVALARAIALRPALMLMDEPFSNLDINLRFSVREETRRILHGEGSATILVTHDGEEAAQLADRILLLDHGHIVQEGSPEDFYFRPATPFAARFFGETASLSGIVENGLLKSALGEWEAPSEISSGSVDVVIRDQAFVFREPHEAPDYHLCFEAKIHESRVMGGRRVTEFQPLIPTCENLRFRAFHRMTTRIKAGETRPCWIDRRLVFAFPKGTGE; encoded by the coding sequence ATGAAGAACTCAGTTGATCCAGCCGCAATCCGCTTCGAGGGAGTCTCCCATCGCTACGGAAAATCTCCCAGCGTCACGGATATCTCATTTTCGATTCAGCCAGGGGAGATCGTCTGTCTGCTCGGGCCCTCAGGCTGCGGAAAAACCACCATTCTCCGGCTTGCAAGCGGACTGGAAGCCCCGGAAACCGGCAAGATTTTCATCGCGGGTAACCAGGTCGCGAATGGACCCAAAGTCTCTCCTCCCGAGAAACGACCCATCTCGATGGTTTTCCAAGACTACGCCCTTTTTCCGCACCTCACCGTCATTCAAAATGTGGTTTTCGGCCTCAAACGAGTCAGCCCCCAAGAGCGATACCGACGAGCGACCCAAGTCCTCGAGCACGTTGGCCTCGGGACTTCCCATGACCGATTCCCCCACACCCTAAGCGGAGGGCAGCAACAGCGGGTCGCCCTCGCCCGCGCCATTGCGCTTCGTCCGGCCTTGATGCTGATGGACGAACCTTTCTCCAATCTCGACATCAACCTCCGATTCTCGGTGCGTGAAGAAACCCGCCGAATCCTTCACGGCGAAGGCTCCGCCACCATCCTCGTCACCCACGACGGAGAAGAGGCCGCCCAGCTCGCTGACCGAATTCTCCTCCTTGACCACGGACACATCGTCCAAGAAGGTTCTCCGGAAGACTTCTACTTCCGCCCCGCCACCCCTTTCGCCGCCCGTTTCTTCGGGGAAACCGCCAGCCTCTCGGGAATCGTTGAAAATGGCCTCCTCAAGAGCGCCCTTGGCGAATGGGAAGCCCCGTCAGAAATCTCCAGCGGCTCGGTCGATGTCGTCATCCGCGACCAAGCCTTCGTCTTTCGGGAACCCCACGAGGCCCCCGATTACCACCTTTGCTTTGAGGCAAAAATTCACGAATCCCGAGTCATGGGTGGACGCCGGGTCACCGAGTTCCAACCCCTCATCCCCACCTGCGAGAATCTCCGCTTCCGCGCCTTTCACCGCATGACCACACGAATCAAAGCCGGCGAAACCCGGCCCTGCTGGATTGACCGAAGGTTGGTATTCGCATTCCCCAAAGGCACCGGAGAATAG